The sequence TCTAGGTTCTGTAATCTAGCTAATCGAATCTCTCATGTGTGTTCCCAAAAGGAGTCGGCTCTAGTATGTCAGTAAATATCCCCTTCCATTACGCCCAGTTGTAATCTCAGAGTTGCATTCAAAGCTTCTATGTCTCTAAACCCTGTGAATTTACTCTTTCTGAGCCATATTGTCTTCTACTTGAAATTTATAATTTTCTACAACAGACAAGAATTCCTTTACCAATCAATTTCATCACTGTTATTCCTCCATGGATGACCTTCAGCCTGCTAATTCAATATGCCATGTCCCTACAATTTTATTTAAAAAGATTTCCCAGATTTGGTCTTCCACAAATGTGAGAAATGTTGCCAATGAGGGTGTACATCCCCAAAAGCCAAGAAAAATCCAAATTTCTCCAGAAAACACAAACTTCAATAACATTGTTTCCAAGATGATCTCCTTCAGCATTAAATGCACTTATTTATGACTTCTTTTGGGCACACTTCCCAAggcaccaccaatgtgggataaatgaaaGGTAGAATAAAATATAATTATCCCCTTATGTCTCCACAAGGAAGGGGtacttttatttttttccttttaacATTAGCTTTAGCATTAAATAACCactaaagtaattaaatttaactttaggaACTTTTAATTTATTGCTCAATTAAATTAGCAATCCGAATGAATAAATTAATGCACCAAAATACTGACAACCAAAATTTCTACAAAAATCACTAGACACTGAGTCataactgacttactataaatagtaagtatctggATAACCCAACAAAACACctccgattggcctgaaactgaaaatgCCTAGGCAAAATCCTCCACCAATCCTTATAAAGTCCTGGTTAGCCCTCAGGACCATGGAAAAATGGGCTAACAACAAATCACCTCGTAactgctaaaaaggggacattacatccttCATCTCAACCACCTCAAAAACAACACATTGTTTTATTCCCTATACATTGACCTCCACAGTCTTCCATGTCCCTAAGGTCTCCATTCTAGAACCATTAGCAAGGCTTATGTTCATCAATGTTTTAATCAATTTAAGCTTTCCTAATTTCTCCCAAGTAGTTGATAGATGATATTCAAATATACTCATAAATTCACCATAACATATTTTACATTTCGATCATTAAATGTACATTTAGCAGCAAAGGTTTGTTCTTCCAATTTTGGACTTATAGAAGTTGGTTAGCTTGTTTTtgtttattccaatattttccccATTGTTTATATTTAACCACTAAATCCTTTTGTCTTCCAAGGGATGTTATGTCTTTCAGCATTCTAACTTCTTCAATAAAACATCccacttcttgttgttgttgtatgattGTTTATTTACTTGCTATACAATTTTCTCATGCTAACTTTTGTTATAATGGAAggattctaattcttcttcttcttcctttaggTTGTATTCATTATACCCATCTAACAACTCCTTTTGTTTGTTTCTACTAGTATCAGTTCCCTTTTTAGTTGCCACATTTGCTTTCTTCTTTCCTCTAGATTACTTTTGCTTCTTATTCTCAACTACTAGCTCTTCTCCAAAATGTTCCTCTATTGAAGATTTTGAGGTCCACACGTCTATTCAATGACAACCTCTGATTCCTTGTTGTGGTACTCTCTGGATTATCCTTGCTTCACTTTGTAGCTCATCACTCTGGGAAGGTTGACTAGCATTCTGATAAAATATTCTAGCATTCTTACACTTGAAAATAACATGAGTATCTTGTCCACAAAatgcatttttttgtttctttttagtcTAGCATTCTAAGGCATAATGTCCCACTTTCCCACAATTAAAAACAATTTGCATCATTTCCCCTCTTAGCGttcctacctcttcctctacctcctcTATAGTTTGATTGTCTATTATCACCTTGATACCCCTATTTTTTATTATTGTGCATGGTACATACGTTTTGGTTATCATTCTAGGGTGGTATATGCTATTTGACATCATTCTTCTCATCTACATTGCAACTATGACTACAACAgcattgatttccttgatttccttggttTCTCAGACTAGAGGTTTATTATCTAGGCAGTCACGTGTCAAATGAGCATCCCATTCCTTGTAGAATGCATAGTACATAGAATTAGGTCTCACTGATTTGACTGCAACTACTCTTTTCTCTTCTTCGTCCTTAAGGCATTCATTTCAAATGTGCCCTTCTCTGTTACAATAAATCCACCAAATTTATTTAAGCTTCTTAGGCTTACTAGCCCTAAACTCCAACTATACTACTAAACTTTGCACTTTCAATTGTAGATCTTCTAGTTGCTTCTAGAATTCTATCTTTCTCTAGCCTTCTCCATGGTTGTGCTTCAATTTGGTATGTCATGGCTGTTAGGTCAATGTATTTATCAAAGATTCTTCCATCCAATCCCACTCTAATGTCTTTATGTAATCCAAAAATGAGCCATTTTATATATGCTTCTTTGCTAGTTGTTCTTCCAACCTTCTACAGATATCTTTGAATCTTTTATCATAGCCTTTTACTGATTTTGTTTCTCCTTGTACTAGATTTCTCATTTGGCTTACACTCTCGATTGGAATTTTTGGAGTTGCAAAATTTGCCAAGAATTCTTTTTTAACTTCCTCCTAAATGGCTGCAAGTTAGGGATAATTTTTCATGTACAATTCCAATTCTTCTTTTCTCAGTGATCCAACAAAATCCAATAATATGTCCTTATCTATATCACATATCGATTCCAAAAGGAATACAAGTTCTAAGGTTTCTATAGTATCTATCTTAAAGATTGGAAGTTTGATTGATGTATCCATAGTGTTTGAGTTTTGTcccaatttaatattttttgtctTGGGCTTTTGGTACAATTTCCTTTTCAATTTGGGTGTAGCTAGCTTCGTTTTTTTATTTGTGTTAATCTTAGGCTTGGTTTCTTTGTCTTTAACTCtctcaagtttaatatcaaaatactCCTAGCCTAATATCTCACTCCAAGGGATAtccttctcttgtttcttttttctttagcttctcttctttctcctctttgTGGTAATACTTCTACAACTCTCTTGCTTTTAGACCTTAAGGGGGATGGATCCTAGTCTAGAAGTTACGACTTTTCATAACTTATTTTCATCTTTTTGTTTGTAATTGAAATTTGATTAGTTAACAGCCTCACTTCTTCACCCAAGGTTAACTCCTTTCTCCTTCTCTTTTTGTTCCTTTAATTTACTTATACTTTTGATAACCATTCTCTCTAAATAATCATCACTCAAGGAAAGGACCTTAGCTAGGGTTTGTAGGAACTCTTTAAACCTGGCATCTAACATAATTGTtatgttaattaaatcaaatttttgCTTAGGGTTTGTGGAAGGTTCTAAAAAAGAAAGAGCTCTATGCTACAACTTTCCTCTATCGACAAGCTTTTAGGTTCTTGATTATGTATGATCTTTTTGAAACTACTTGATAGCCTTACGATTTCTTTCAATGATAAACTTATATTTTCCAAGGTCTTctccttctttcttctttcttttcctctttttccAATAGCAAACATGTCGATAGGCTTAGCAAAACCCCCAATGGTGCACTCTAACCTCAATTTTGTGGTCAATTTCATTATTTTCTAGTGTTTATCATCTCTTTCCATCAATTGTCTTTGTCTTCTCTCTTGACCGATTGGGCTAGCCATTGTTCCTTGCCTTTCTAAGACAATTTGCTCTTTGATTTCCCATGAATTTCTTGTCTCCTTTGGCCATGGATGTTTTTGGTTTGGAATTGCATCTCCTTTATTTTTTCCTATGGTCGTTATCCAATAGTTTCCTCAACAGTCACATCTCTTCATAGGTCTCTTCGAACCTTTTCCCCCTTTCCATTTCACATCCTCTTGGCACCTAACACGTCTCACAAAGTTGATGTTAAGAGAATAGAATTATACTTTATCAAATCTAGTTCATCATCTGCTTTATGCTTCTTGATCTAGTGTGAGttttatatttgaaattttttctaGTAAACCTCAACAAAACCTAACTAGGGTCCGGGCAACGGAACCAATGTTAGCTAGAAATCTAAGAGATGCAGGTCAGAATTTTGTACCCTAAGGATTTCTGGTGTTATAGTCTTCCACCCTAGACTCAGTCCTATTGAGGCAAACAAGGAAAGATATCTAGACCTAAGATTAGTTGTAAGTTGGAATAATAACATCATATACGTACAATAGATCAGAATtcaaaattgcattcattatatcaataaATATTCATTACATTCCTTATATCTCATCTACTATATCATGCATACTTCTTCATACAGTTGGTGAATATATCTTTCTATCCACTTATATTTACAATAGGGGATGTGGCCCTTAGATAACATCCCTAGACTATATTCTATCTTACAAAGCTTTTGTTCTGGATTCTTCTTTCTGGTAAGATATGTCAGCTTCTCCGTATCAGTATTTGTACTCTGTTTTCTGGCCAATAGAGATATCAAAGGACAAACATAAAAATATATACCAAAAGTTAATGAAGGTTACAGCTTAGAGGGGCCAATTATGCTCTTTTGCATTCTTAATGCCAAAGCAAGTACATCAAAGGCAGCTCTTAATTAGCATTTTAGTAGAAGAATTCAGTTGCATACGTGACTTGTTCCACTTGATTGGGCTCTCTATTAAATGAAGCTGGTTAGTAATTTTTTTAACAGACTTAGCATTCTGGATAGTTTCTCTTTCAGTATTTTAACAAATTTGGATTTTCTAACTATTGATGCTCTAAACtatcaaaattgatgtttcaaCTGACCATTAAAATGAATTGTTAATGTAGTCTCCCATTTAAGCTTTCAATATGAGAATGGTTAAACAAAAAATAAGGCTCATCTAGTTGTCACTTTGTGAAATATAACAAACACAATCAGATTCAAAACAAATACTTGAGCAATGGGCGTGAAGAGAACATGAGCCAATACACCAGAATTTGCTCCCCTCTACAATGCAAGCAATATTTTACCAGCATTGATTGGAATCACAATGTGAATTTGAAAAAAGTCAATATGGATGACATTTATGAGCAAAACCAGTCTCCCAAAACAAATGTACACTAAAATACAACCATTTAGTTACCAGTCACTTCAATATCTCAATGATTAGCCTCTTTTATTTGAGGTGAGACTGAATGGCCTCAGCCTAACTGTCACCTCTTCAAGCTGTAGAAAGGTATAAATTGATTCTACAAAAAATATGGAACCCCACTTCTTGGGCCCATCATGGCATTGTTCTCCTGAGTTTCAGTGAAATAATTTACATCCCTTTCCTGCATTCATAGACTGCAAATTAATTGGCAACCAATAATAATAGTATTCAAGAGTCTAAATACAAAGTTGAAGGAAATGTGTATGTCCACGACAGTACACACCCTAACATACCATGTTTTCATTAAAGCTCAAAATTGAGGCAACATTTCCACAACGATAACAATAGTTTGGTGCAGACCATACCTGTCATTTCTCCAAATGGTATGGTTATGTATCACAATTAAATATCGGATGAAAGCTAGCAAAAATGAAGCTTCAAAATTTTCATTATTCTATGCAGAAAAAAATTAATAGTGGTAATGCAACAACACACCGTCACTAAACTCTTGTCCTGAAACATATATTTAAGACCTTCCTGAACCAGTTGATGTGCTCGGCAAATAAGTTCTAGGTTATTGATATGATTGAACTGCAGACAAAATCGATTTGtgaatatttaatcaaataattgGCTCTTGCATTTCTCCATTCTTGCCAAACCCTCAATCTGACAACAATAAAGAACTAGATATGCCATCTTCAGACTCAAATTGGACTGAAGTAATATAAGAATAACATTGATCAGTTCAATTTTTTCTTACTTCAGATGTAACTCGAGATCCAAAAAGCCACCCAGCACCACGAGGACTGACTGcccaagtttcaatttcttctggATCACTCCACATTAGATCACAGAAGGGACCTTCATGTGGTATTTCACAATTCCTCTCAATGAGTCTCATCTGGAAAATGtaataagaaaataaatcaaaaaagaaaaTTATCAACCATGCTTCAAAAAATGTACTAATGACTTTCAATCGGTTTTTCTCACTGACCTGATCAATTGTTCGTACATCGGGAGAAAGCCCTCCATGCACGCAAAGTACCTACATTTCATGGAAACTATTTGTATTGAAttcaaattaaaatgtttaatctaCATGATTTTGAAACTCAAAAATTGAGAAGTCCAAGCGAAGGGTTTGTCAACTTGAACTGAAACTCTATATCAAACTTTATATTTATGAAATTTATTCATGTCACTTCATCTTTCTGTGCACCAaacattatcatccttttaccTACATTTCATATTTGCATGTCTAAATAGTAAATAAGATAGAGAGTGCATTGAGCTTATTAGTATTCTACCTTACCCTTGCATCAATTATTGCAGAGAGAGTGAGATAATCAAATACATCCGTGCAATAACGCCatgcatttgcattcccatatTTACGCTGGCACTCATCATAGAACCCATAGACCTGAAAAGCCATAGCTTAGTTTCGTGACAAATATAATAGCTTATAACATAAATAATCTACATTTCTGTATTTGTGAAGGAAAGTTTAATAAGGAATGGATATTTACTTTTATTCTAGTAGAATCTTAGCTTTAAAGGCACAATATTTGATTACACTCAATAAAATGTAGTTACGATAATATTTCTGAACAGAAGCCATATTATATATACcaatgtgtatgtgtatatgacATATGAAGCTGCAGAATTGATCCCAAAAACCATCTTATTGATGACATTGTTAGAAAttagaatcatttttttttttgcagagaAGAAAAAAACTGAATTTTTAAATACAAAGGGAATACATAAAAAAGGTAAATGGAAGACACGGAAAGCTGGCGGCCATGAAGTATCCCGGTATGTATGTGTATATGACATATTATATATAcccatgtgtatgtgtatatgacATATAAAGCTGCAGAATTGTTCCCAAAAACCATCTTATTGATGACATTGTTagtgtaaatgatattcaaatttatgttcaagtctgattttatatatattattattttctttactgATATTTTCTGTTTCTTATGTCATAGGTTGCTCAAGATAAAATTAATTATTTCGATGCATCTTCAGCACTTCATTTGTATATACTTATAGTTCTATGCTTCACCAATCAACGCATGCCTTGATCGGGCATGTCTTTTTGTCTTGATCAGTGCATAGACACCGTTTCAGTTTAATATAACCACTTACCATGTGTTATGCCGATAACTATCGGTCATGTCATTTCTCTTTATCGTGTGTTATACCAATAACTATCGGTCACGTCATTTAACGTGCTTATGCCGATAACTATTAATAATCGGGGCAACGTGAAGTAATATAGTTACCCGATAAATGACCGGGATAAGTCAATCATAATCAACAAATAAATGATCAGTATTAACATGCATTTTAGgatgataactattatagttatcatatgatagcatcaatcgatgctatcatatgatagctatgGTAGTTATAATTCTGGTCTGATCACAGCATGAGTAATATTATCGATTATGCAtataagatgattataacaagttcatttatttaatcatgacGTCTAAACTTATattgtagttatatcgataaggtagatgattgaatgagagataaatgaagtctctcattcaatcatttatcttaccgaagctactaagtttcaacagTTAGAAATTAAAATCATTTTCTTTTTGCAGAGAagaaaaaaatctgaatttttaaaTACAAAGGGAATACATAAAAAAGGTAAATGGAAGAAACAGAAAGCTGGCAGCCATGGACTATCCTGTTATGGATGCTCTCATGCCATATAACTGTGCACTGTAAGGTTTTGTGTGATCAACTTCCAAAGCAAAaaataaatcaaacaaacaaacgTCATTTGTATCCAATTAATGTTTTGGTATGCTCATACTAGGAAAGTAAAGGTCACAACCATAAGGTTTTGTGTGGCCAATTTCCAAAGTAAAATATAAATAGAAGCAAACAAAAGCAATTCATATGCGATTATCTTTTGgtatgctcacaagtaaaggtcaCAAGGCTTCAAGAATAGTAGCATATTCACACTAGGAAGGTAAGGGCCACAAGGCGTCATGGATATGTATTTTCATCTGTCTCCATGATCATTGAATTTTTACTTTCATCAGTGAATTGAAATTCCTTATTCTATTAATTTAAGACAACTGACCAAGCCACCATTTTCTTTCAATCATCCCGGCATTTGATTTCCTGTATGAAGGATTGGTCCTCTTGATTTGTGGTGCAATCTATTAAGATTGACTCCATCAGCTGGACTGAAACTACATAGTTCTCAGCCAATCATTCTCCAGTGTGGACAGTGTCTCTcttgtgatttgatttgattgttCACTTCCTTTAAACTTAATACTTCAAACATTTGAGCTCAGCAACCCATTTAAGCACTTTAGTTTCTCTATGTTTCTAGCCCAACCATCAGTTTCCATCCATGGTGAGCATTAGTTCCCACTACCTGGTGTTCTGCTGCTACTTTATTTCCATCTACTAAGCAAAGAGAACAAGAATACTCATGTTAACTTTCTAGATGTTCAATGTTTGTTATATCTAAACTTATGCTACAAGTTCTTAATCTAGATTAAGGCCCCATCCTCATCTTGCCAAAGGCATATGGCCTTATACTTCCACTATTCTAAAATTATCACTTAGACTGCTTCTACCGTGGCTTGCACATCTGCTCTAGCACATATTCAATTCATGCTACCAATAACTCCTCTCCTCTATCACTGATGCTATTGCCCAGGTTTTTGTTTTCATCCTCAAACTCCTACAACTTTTCCGTTCCACTTGGGTCCTTCAAGTTCAGGCCCCCAATCTAACTGTTGCTTTTTTGCTGGACCCAGAAAATTCTTGGTTTTGATTGAATATGCTCTCCAACAACTTCAGAATGTATTTAGTAAACAGCCAAATATTCCTCATTAAGTAATAGTAAATACGGAGCAAAGATTACAAAGCTAGAGTTCAAGATCGATTGCATGTTCCATAAACTGGACACTTTGCCTAGTGCAAATGACTTTAATTTCCTTAAATTACCATCAATGTGCTTCATGATATTTCAGTATGGTTAGCATTCTTTACCTACCACTTACCAGCACCATCCAGACAAATTTCAATATTCATTTATCATTCACAACCAGAAGCTACAATCGTATAGCAGAATATCCAGCAATTGTGCATCTGATGTACTTTTATCAGCAATTTCAGACCCACCCTTTTGCTCAAAAACATGGAAAAAAAATCAATACTTTCAACAGCTCATTCACCAGAAATCCCACTATAATCATAAGTTGTAAATGATTATCACAATCTGGATATTGTGTCCTCACTGGAAGCTTTGGGATTCCATGTAGTCAGGAAGTTTGTCTGATTCAGTTTTAACAGTGTTTCATGTGGAGCCCGCACAGGGAGCGGAGTTGGCTTGGGCCATGGGTTTGCTCCCTATTGGTCTTGGGTTTGACTCTGGGGCCTGGAATCACCCAATGCACCTGGCTTGCGGGCGGCTTGGTACATCCCCAGGGGATTAGTCTCACCCCAGCTCGCCCCTTCTTGAACCCCAACTTCGCAATATGTAAGcccaaggtaaggcaggttgggCGCTTGGCTGGGTCGCAGGGATACCCCTGTGGCAACAAAAAAAGTGTTTCATATGGACACATCCACAGAGTCCAAGAGATGTTCAAAACATCCCCGATGTCCTGGGGACATGGACAACTGGAAGAGATATCCTCCTTTTTCAGAATCTGACAGCCTCttacttttggtgcttaaaattataAGAAGgtaactgtagacatctaaaaatggtcaacgcttgcggagtcatactttaacatttgcgcattgcctaattttagggtttttgcgtcgcattaacatttcttctatgttgtgcacttggtctttatcatttgcgagcatcgagtccttcttctgcattcttcatttttctcgctttcaaatttggtcttgtcgataacaatcttcagtcatgattttggtcgatcttatcctatcgcatcaatgtgtgttctcatttgtcatattttgacatcgtcaattcgatttcattttggacatcgtcaatcctaatcgatgatagaattagggttgtgtcctcttgtcaatcttgtcatcttgcgatcgattcgtcatcgatcctcgtccttgtcaatcttgttattttgcgatcgattcgtcattgatccttatcttcttgtcaatcttgtcattttgcgatcgattcgtcatcgatcgttgtccttttcaatcgtgtcagtttggatcaattagtcattgttcctcgtcaattggtgcctatcaatttgatctccttgtcaatcttggtcaatttgtcattgatttttgtcaatcaatctcaatcaatcagcattggtcctttgtcaatcaaaatcagaatcatgatcgacatcaattatcttttgtcaaaacctaattgtcgtccttgcatttctaattcatcttctagggttttatgatttgttcatttaatcttgtttgtcattttctctctaggttaaataatttatttatttatcctaagtcttcttgtcacaattaaacatttatttaattggctaattaattccccctctttttgtgaattaattaatgaatgaaaaattattgattaatttacctaattttcatcaatttctaatttcctaatttccaattcatcatttctaacctaattttctattttctcctatttttttaatatttcccctaatttcatgggaatgacatggcaatcttgtcaattttgtcataatttgtcaatcaatcaattttgcatgtcaatcttgtcataatttgtcatatttgtcattcttgatttgaaatttcctttcaaatctcttcatgctaatcttgtcatctctccaatttgtctataaattggatgagtttcttcaatcaagggatcaattaatcacattatcaattaatcacattatcgaatctaatcacattttcagagaaatcaatcacgcttctagtatccttatgctgccatttcatcttgtcaatcttgctttcatgctatgcctttgcatttgtaggtgagatccacaaacaaagcaatttgaaggagaaagaaggacaatggagaattatggaggagatattcgcgtttgtaatggtttgcatttggtttgattgtcttgtcttcatatctcttttggatgtttttaggatttcctatcattgcaatctagtttttgtgattgagctagtttaatatctattgctttgatgatttccaaattcctatcaacAGTAACTTTTTAGGAAAAAATGCTAAAACCCTCTTTAATAACCCTCTTTAATAGGTTAAAGAGGGAGGATTGCTGCCATTGCAAATTCAGCATATTGCATTTACTTTTTAAAATTTTAGCTTCTCTTAGCTTGTTTAATTTATTACGTAGCCCTCTCCCGGCCACCCCAGAAATTTACCAGAATTCTCGGCATCCCCAAAACCGTGTCCACATGTCCTTGCATTCCCCCATTCCATAAATTTGGAGAAACGTTGGTTTTACATGTTTTTATGACAATTCTTTTAGTATTTAAGCAATCTCTCAGCACATTAAGGACTATACCTTAAGGTTTCAAACTTTTGATTTCTGCCAATGTCATTTTTGAGTGTTTGGAAAGGCATGTTGAAATCAGTGTCAGTTTATCTTTCATTTTGGAGCTTTTCCATCTCCTGCAGATCTCTCTAAAGGTCTCAAATTTGTAACAATTTTTACCATACAATAGAACTTACTgatagaaagaagaaaaggatgcaAAGCATGCATGCATTCTGAAAAATTTTAGGCCATTGATATGGAAGGATACCTGTGTGATTTGCCTGCTCTCATGATTACCTCGGAGAAGAGTTATATGTGCTGGATACCTGGACAAGGAATTTGCAAACAAGAGTAGAAATCAATCAAAATTCAATATTGGAGGATATAATGTGAATCAATTTAGGTAAAACTACTAAAAAGAATCACATGATAGAACGCCTCAATAAACTGACTATTAATAGAATTAAAATGATATGTTTTGGTAGTCCTTTGACTGCAAATTTTCTTCTTGATAATTGATGAACCACGCAGTTTCAAATATTGGTTAACACAATGACATTAAAAAAGGGATTTGCATTAAACTTCTGCATCTAAAGTGCAACAAAGAATGTAATACAGACATTACTCCAGTGTCCAGCTTTTCAAAGCATTCCAGAAAAATATGAAATTCCAAAGGCATTCTCAGTATTGATAGTCGAGAAACTAAATAAGCTAGTAAGGTTTAAAACATAAATCTTGGGTTATATAATTAGGAAGAACTAAAAGAGAAGCCCCTCCCCTCACTGCCCCCAAATAGAGAGATAAAAAGACCCCCCAAAGTAGAGAGAGAAAGGAAGAACTAGGTAGTCCATCCCCACACCCTCTTCCCCCTCACCCCCTCCCCCTCAAAAAAAGTAGCCCCCTATACCCCTAACAAAGTTCAAAAATTTAAGAAACTTGCTTTTTGTAAAGGATTTGATGAAGATGTCAGCAATCTGCTAAAAGAATCAATGAGTATCAGAGATCAATGACTTGTCCATGAATAAGCTCCCAAATATAATGCATATGAACCTCTATGTGCTTAGTCTGCTAATGGTAGACCCAGTTTTGATAATTCTAAatagcactctggttgtcacaaaaaTAATAGCTGGCCTTGTAAACTAGATATCAAACCTAGTGAAAATGTGTTGAAGCCAAATGGCCTCAATGGCAACATTCATAGTCCCCAATACTAAGCCTCAATGGAAGATCAAGCAATAGCATGTTCCTTCTTGCTCAACCAACATATAAAGCCTGAACCAAGTGAGAAATTTTAGATTAAACTGGACTTAGAATCTAGAGAATCACGTACCAACTCTAAATCAGCATACCCTACAATGTCAATATcatactgttgatgtgtttttaggcacatgcaaacacagaataaaatacccaaaagtatcttagcctctct is a genomic window of Cryptomeria japonica chromosome 7, Sugi_1.0, whole genome shotgun sequence containing:
- the LOC131040009 gene encoding phytochrome-associated serine/threonine-protein phosphatase isoform X3 — encoded protein: MKLFKTGGHVPETNYIFMGDFVDRGYNSLEVFSILLLLKARYPAHITLLRGNHESRQITQVYGFYDECQRKYGNANAWRYCTDVFDYLTLSAIIDARVLCVHGGLSPDVRTIDQMRLIERNCEIPHEGPFCDLMWSDPEEIETWAVSPRGAGWLFGSRVTSEFNHINNLELICRAHQLVQEGLKYMFQDKSLVTVWSAPNYCYRCGNVASILSFNENMERDVNYFTETQENNAMMGPRSGVPYFL
- the LOC131040009 gene encoding phytochrome-associated serine/threonine-protein phosphatase isoform X2, with translation MMFGMLCLDLKVKEILVEESNVQPVNSPVTVCGDIHGQFHDLMKLFKTGGHVPETNYIFMGDFVDRGYNSLEVFSILLLLKARYPAHITLLRGNHESRQITQVYGFYDECQRKYGNANAWRYCTDVFDYLTLSAIIDARVLCVHGGLSPDVRTIDQMRLIERNCEIPHEGPFCDLMWSDPEEIETWAVSPRGAGWLFGSRVTSEFNHINNLELICRAHQLVQEGLKYMFQDKSLVTVWSAPNYCYRCGNVASILSFNENMERDVNYFTETQENNAMMGPRSGVPYFL
- the LOC131040009 gene encoding phytochrome-associated serine/threonine-protein phosphatase isoform X1, with the translated sequence MDLDEWIVKVKEGQHLMEDQLKLLCEYVKEILVEESNVQPVNSPVTVCGDIHGQFHDLMKLFKTGGHVPETNYIFMGDFVDRGYNSLEVFSILLLLKARYPAHITLLRGNHESRQITQVYGFYDECQRKYGNANAWRYCTDVFDYLTLSAIIDARVLCVHGGLSPDVRTIDQMRLIERNCEIPHEGPFCDLMWSDPEEIETWAVSPRGAGWLFGSRVTSEFNHINNLELICRAHQLVQEGLKYMFQDKSLVTVWSAPNYCYRCGNVASILSFNENMERDVNYFTETQENNAMMGPRSGVPYFL